In Actinoplanes derwentensis, the following proteins share a genomic window:
- a CDS encoding ABC transporter permease: protein MYHLLRKLGFYLIAFWAAVTVNFAIPRLMPGDPVEIMLSKLGQKGPVTPETRQAVEALLGTGTSRPVWSQYSDYLAGLARGDLGVSVVFFPAPVSTIIGQTLPWTIGLIGLATVISFLTGVGLGTLAGWKRGSWLDNLIPVTTMFQSVPYFWLALILLFLLGSVWPFFPLNGGYDVYNVTPGWNGPFLGSVLYYGTLPALTIIISSIGGWMLGMRNMMVATLSEDYMLTAEAKGLRPGRIMRRYAARNAVLPSVSGFAISLGFVVAGSIVTEAVFSYPGIGSALLQAVGGNDYALMQGIFLIITLAVLGANLLVDLLYSVIDPRTRATS, encoded by the coding sequence GTGTACCACCTGCTCCGCAAACTCGGGTTCTACCTGATCGCGTTCTGGGCGGCGGTCACCGTCAACTTCGCCATCCCGCGGCTGATGCCCGGTGACCCGGTCGAGATCATGCTGTCCAAACTCGGACAGAAGGGCCCGGTGACACCGGAGACCCGGCAGGCCGTCGAGGCGCTGCTCGGCACCGGGACCAGCCGGCCGGTGTGGTCGCAGTACAGCGACTACCTGGCCGGTCTGGCCCGCGGTGACCTGGGCGTCTCGGTGGTGTTCTTCCCAGCCCCGGTCAGCACGATCATCGGGCAGACCCTGCCCTGGACGATCGGGCTGATCGGGCTGGCCACCGTGATCAGTTTCCTGACCGGCGTGGGCCTGGGCACCCTGGCCGGCTGGAAACGCGGCTCGTGGCTGGACAACCTGATCCCGGTCACCACGATGTTCCAGTCGGTGCCGTACTTCTGGCTGGCCCTGATCCTGCTCTTCCTGCTCGGCAGCGTCTGGCCGTTCTTCCCGCTCAACGGCGGTTACGACGTCTACAACGTCACGCCCGGCTGGAACGGGCCGTTCCTCGGATCAGTGCTCTACTACGGCACCCTGCCCGCGCTCACCATCATCATCTCGTCGATCGGCGGGTGGATGCTCGGCATGCGCAACATGATGGTCGCCACCCTCTCCGAGGACTACATGCTCACCGCCGAGGCGAAAGGGCTGCGCCCCGGACGGATCATGCGGCGGTACGCGGCCCGTAACGCCGTACTCCCGTCGGTCTCCGGTTTCGCCATCTCGCTGGGTTTCGTGGTCGCCGGGTCGATCGTCACCGAGGCGGTCTTCTCCTACCCCGGCATCGGCTCGGCCCTGCTCCAGGCGGTCGGCGGCAACGACTACGCGCTCATGCAGGGCATCTTCCTGATCATCACGCTGGCGGTGCTCGGCGCGAACCTGCTCGTCGACCTGCTCTACTCGGTGATCGATCCCCGCACCCGGGCCACGTCATGA
- a CDS encoding ABC transporter ATP-binding protein, whose amino-acid sequence MSEPVLSVEDFSVDYLVDPVVHAVKNVTFSLARGEVLGLAGESGCGKSTLAYGMVRLLKPPAAVTSGRVVAGDVDWGSLGPEELRAARWDRISMVFQGAMNSLNPVITIREQLEDVYLTHRPRMSRRERRDRCGELLERVGVDRARLRSYPHELSGGMRQRVMIAMAMALEPAVMIMDEPTTALDVVVQRDILREISRLRDELGFAVLFITHDLPLLLEISDRIAVMKDGSIVELASASGLYTDPQHPYTQQLLAAFPSLTGSRGAFLRAAS is encoded by the coding sequence GTGAGCGAACCGGTGCTGTCCGTCGAGGACTTCAGCGTCGACTACCTCGTCGACCCCGTGGTGCACGCCGTCAAGAACGTCACCTTCAGCCTGGCGCGGGGCGAGGTCCTCGGACTGGCGGGGGAGAGCGGCTGCGGCAAGAGCACCCTGGCGTACGGGATGGTCCGCCTGCTGAAACCCCCGGCGGCCGTCACCTCGGGGCGGGTGGTGGCCGGTGACGTGGACTGGGGATCGCTCGGGCCGGAGGAGTTGCGGGCGGCGCGCTGGGACCGGATCTCGATGGTGTTCCAGGGGGCGATGAACTCGCTCAACCCGGTGATCACGATCCGTGAGCAGCTCGAAGACGTCTACCTGACGCACCGGCCCCGGATGAGCCGCCGGGAACGCCGGGACCGCTGCGGTGAGCTGCTGGAACGGGTCGGGGTGGACCGGGCCCGGTTGCGGTCCTATCCGCATGAGCTGTCCGGCGGGATGCGGCAGCGGGTGATGATCGCGATGGCGATGGCCCTGGAACCAGCGGTCATGATCATGGACGAGCCGACGACCGCGCTCGACGTCGTGGTGCAGCGCGACATCCTGCGGGAGATCAGCCGGTTGCGCGACGAGCTGGGGTTCGCGGTCCTGTTCATCACCCACGACCTGCCGCTGCTGCTGGAGATCAGTGATCGGATCGCGGTGATGAAGGACGGCTCGATCGTCGAACTCGCCTCCGCTTCCGGGTTGTACACCGATCCACAGCACCCGTATACACAACAGTTGCTGGCGGCATTCCCCAGTCTGACCGGCTCGCGTGGGGCGTTCCTGCGGGCGGCGTCATGA
- a CDS encoding ABC transporter ATP-binding protein — protein MSELVAQGLTKVYRGGIRAVDDVSLTLAHGRTTALVGQSGSGKSTIANLLLQLERPSAGRILLDGVPVRRRGLKQYRRTVQMVFQDPFASLNPFHTVAHHLARPLNLHNPRLAVAETGNRVARLLERVHLDPALAGRRPHELSGGQRQRVAIARALAPSPSFLIADEPVSMLDVSIRLGILNLLATLQREEDLGVLYITHDLATARHFSDDILVMYQGRIVERGPADDVILRPRHEYTKTLADASPDPERRLRSSPSPER, from the coding sequence ATGAGCGAGCTGGTCGCCCAAGGGCTGACCAAGGTCTATCGGGGTGGGATCCGGGCGGTCGACGACGTCAGTCTCACCCTGGCTCATGGGCGGACCACGGCACTCGTCGGGCAGAGCGGCAGCGGCAAGTCGACCATCGCCAATCTGCTGCTTCAGCTCGAACGGCCCAGTGCTGGGCGGATCCTGCTCGACGGGGTGCCGGTCAGGCGCCGGGGGCTGAAGCAGTATCGGCGTACCGTTCAGATGGTCTTTCAGGATCCGTTCGCTTCGTTGAATCCGTTTCACACGGTGGCGCATCATTTGGCTCGGCCGCTTAACCTGCACAATCCTCGGCTAGCCGTAGCTGAGACAGGTAATCGGGTGGCTCGGCTGCTCGAACGGGTCCACCTGGACCCCGCCCTGGCCGGCCGCCGCCCGCACGAACTCTCCGGCGGCCAGCGCCAGCGTGTCGCCATCGCCCGCGCGCTGGCCCCGTCACCGAGCTTCCTGATCGCCGACGAGCCGGTCTCCATGCTGGACGTCTCGATCCGCCTCGGCATCCTCAACCTGCTGGCCACCCTGCAACGCGAGGAGGACCTGGGCGTCCTCTACATCACCCACGACCTGGCCACCGCCCGGCACTTCTCCGACGACATCCTGGTCATGTACCAGGGCCGCATCGTCGAACGGGGCCCCGCCGACGACGTGATCCTGAGGCCTCGGCACGAATACACGAAAACCCTGGCCGACGCGTCGCCGGACCCGGAGCGCCGCCTCCGGTCCAGCCCTTCTCCGGAACGCTGA
- a CDS encoding ABC transporter substrate-binding protein, whose translation MTLILAACSDSGTGKAADSTITIFNGANGTIVENWNPFSPTQLQPAQGPIYEALYWYNVATEAAPQPMLGTDYGWNADGTELTITTREGVQWSDGQPFSAKDVAFTFDLIKRNKAINATGLTLTGSVAKDDKTAVLTFAKKSFTNEAAIIGHTPIIPEHVWSTIGDPAKTINQNPVGTGPFKLKSFSSQSYLLEKNPNYWQPGKPKIQNVRYLSLATADAASAALTAGQVDWMSSFLPGLEQLLQNHKELSYVNTPVLTASIFTCANAALGCSGPQTETAVRQAIYHALNRDQLNKLAGGGFAGTASPTLLLPERDRKWISDPSQVTIPGTPDVARANQILDDAGWVRGGDGIRTKEGQKLTLTVQSVTGWSDFISLNDAMAQQLKEVGIELKPTQLSWNEWNNNQVQGRYQLSLDSIGLGANANPYHTYQPKYATVTTAKVGETASTSGNYSRYSNPVVDRAVEIAAGTNDEAVQQEQYTIIQKEITRDLPYIPIYVNSLLTEFNTSRATGWPTDENKYALPASWKVWDNGIVLATIEPVE comes from the coding sequence GTGACCCTCATCCTCGCCGCCTGCTCCGATTCCGGCACCGGTAAGGCCGCCGACAGCACCATCACCATCTTCAACGGTGCCAACGGCACGATCGTGGAGAACTGGAACCCGTTCTCCCCGACCCAGCTGCAGCCCGCCCAGGGCCCGATCTACGAGGCTCTGTACTGGTACAACGTGGCCACCGAGGCGGCTCCCCAGCCGATGCTCGGCACCGATTACGGCTGGAACGCCGACGGCACCGAGCTGACCATCACCACCCGTGAGGGCGTGCAGTGGTCGGACGGGCAGCCGTTCTCGGCCAAGGACGTGGCGTTCACGTTCGACCTGATCAAACGGAACAAGGCGATCAACGCGACCGGCCTGACCCTGACCGGTTCGGTGGCCAAGGACGACAAGACCGCCGTGCTCACCTTCGCGAAGAAGTCGTTCACCAACGAGGCCGCCATCATCGGCCATACGCCGATCATTCCCGAGCACGTCTGGAGCACGATCGGCGACCCGGCGAAGACGATCAACCAGAACCCGGTCGGCACCGGCCCGTTCAAACTGAAGTCGTTCTCGTCGCAGAGCTACCTGCTGGAGAAGAACCCGAACTACTGGCAGCCCGGCAAACCGAAAATCCAGAACGTCCGGTACCTCTCGCTGGCCACCGCCGACGCCGCCAGCGCCGCCCTCACCGCCGGTCAGGTCGACTGGATGAGCAGCTTCCTGCCCGGTCTGGAGCAACTGCTGCAGAACCACAAGGAGCTCTCGTACGTGAACACGCCCGTGCTCACGGCCTCGATCTTCACGTGCGCCAATGCCGCACTCGGCTGTTCCGGGCCACAGACCGAGACCGCCGTCCGACAGGCGATCTATCACGCTCTGAACCGGGACCAGCTCAACAAACTGGCCGGCGGCGGATTCGCCGGCACCGCGTCACCGACGTTGCTGCTGCCCGAGCGGGACCGGAAATGGATTTCCGATCCGTCGCAGGTGACCATTCCCGGCACCCCGGACGTGGCCCGGGCGAATCAGATCCTCGACGACGCGGGATGGGTCAGGGGCGGCGACGGTATCCGTACCAAAGAGGGTCAGAAATTGACTTTGACCGTCCAGTCCGTCACCGGCTGGAGCGATTTCATCTCACTCAACGACGCGATGGCCCAGCAGCTCAAAGAAGTCGGCATCGAACTGAAACCGACCCAGCTGTCCTGGAACGAATGGAACAACAATCAGGTGCAGGGCCGATATCAGCTCTCGCTGGACTCGATCGGGCTCGGCGCGAACGCCAACCCGTATCACACCTACCAGCCGAAATACGCCACGGTGACCACCGCGAAAGTCGGCGAGACGGCCAGCACCAGCGGAAACTACTCCCGGTACAGCAACCCGGTGGTCGACCGGGCGGTCGAGATCGCGGCCGGCACCAACGACGAGGCCGTGCAACAGGAGCAGTACACGATCATCCAGAAGGAGATCACCCGCGACCTGCCGTACATCCCGATCTACGTGAACTCGCTGCTCACCGAATTCAACACCAGCCGCGCCACCGGCTGGCCCACCGACGAGAACAAATACGCCCTGCCCGCCTCCTGGAAAGTCTGGGACAACGGCATCGTGCTGGCCACCATCGAGCCGGTTGAATAG
- a CDS encoding ABC transporter permease, giving the protein MSGKLTAGLILGAPIVIFGLIGPLLVQDPSRVGDIGLAGPSGGHLLGTTQTGQDILAQLAYATRGSLIVGAIVGVLTLLLSGFFGIVGAYAGGWTDEAFSLFTNVMLVIPGLPLVIVISTYLPERSLVLVSIVLAITSWAGAARVLRGSTLSLRNRDYVRASRVAGEKRWRILLVEILPNLIPLLAAQVVFAIIFAILGEAGLSYLGLGATGSFTWGTMLYYAQNGLALRLGAWWWFVPPGLLLALFGAALALINFSIDEIINPRLRDQTRAARRGWRMSREQLRKAKEATL; this is encoded by the coding sequence ATGAGCGGCAAACTCACCGCCGGGCTGATTCTCGGCGCGCCGATCGTGATCTTCGGGCTGATCGGCCCGCTGCTCGTGCAGGACCCGTCCCGGGTCGGCGACATCGGCCTGGCCGGCCCCAGCGGCGGGCACCTGCTCGGCACCACCCAAACCGGACAAGACATTCTAGCCCAATTGGCGTACGCCACCCGAGGCTCACTGATCGTCGGCGCCATCGTCGGCGTCCTCACGCTGCTGCTGTCCGGGTTCTTCGGCATCGTCGGCGCCTACGCCGGCGGCTGGACCGACGAAGCGTTCTCCCTGTTCACCAACGTCATGCTGGTCATCCCCGGCCTGCCACTGGTCATCGTGATCTCCACCTACCTGCCGGAACGCAGCCTGGTCCTGGTCTCGATCGTGCTCGCCATCACCAGCTGGGCCGGCGCCGCCCGAGTCCTGCGCGGCTCCACCCTCAGCCTGCGCAACCGTGACTACGTGCGGGCCAGCCGGGTCGCCGGGGAGAAACGCTGGCGGATCCTGCTCGTCGAGATCCTGCCCAACCTGATCCCACTGCTGGCCGCCCAGGTGGTCTTCGCGATCATCTTCGCGATCCTCGGCGAGGCCGGGCTCTCCTACCTCGGACTGGGCGCCACCGGCTCGTTCACCTGGGGAACCATGCTCTACTACGCGCAGAACGGCCTCGCCCTGCGACTCGGCGCGTGGTGGTGGTTCGTACCGCCGGGCCTGCTCCTCGCCCTTTTCGGCGCCGCCCTCGCGCTGATCAACTTCTCGATCGACGAGATCATCAACCCACGGCTGCGCGATCAGACCCGGGCCGCCCGCCGGGGCTGGCGGATGTCACGCGAGCAGCTGCGCAAGGCCAAGGAGGCGACGCTGTGA